In Nocardia sp. NBC_01327, the genomic stretch CGAAGCCGAGCTGATCACGCAGTACGCCTTCCCGCTGGTATTCGCCGGTCTCAATGACATGCTCGGCTGCCCGCCGGCCATCGGGCAGCGGGTGGCGCAGGGCATGGCCGCACTGTTCGATTCGGTCGACGAGAAGGCCGAACAGGGCATGGCCATGCTCAGCGGCGCGCTGCTGGAGCTGATCGAGCTCAAGCGACGCGAACCCGGCGACGATATGGTGACCCGGCTGCTGCAGCACGATGCCGGGCTCGACGACACCGAAATGCTCGCCAACATCATCAGCCTCTACGGCGCCGGGCTGGAACCGCAGCAGAATCTCATCATCAATACGCTGCGGCTGATCCTCACCGACGACCGTTTCGCAGGCGATGTGCTCGGCGGAAGTCTTTCCACGCGTGACGCATTGGACGAGGTGCTGTTCAACGACCCGCCGATGGCGAACTTCCCCACCTCCTATCCGCGCCAGCCCATGCTCATCGGCGATACCTGGCTGCCCGCGCACCAGCCGGTCATCATCAGCCTCGCCGGGTGCAATAACGACCCCGCGATCAGCGGTGGTGAGCGCATCGGCAACCGCTCCCACCTGGCCTGGAGTCTCGGACCGCACGGCTGCCCGGCCAAGTCGGTCGCGACGCTGGTCGCCCAGGAGGCGATCGATCAACTCCTCGACGCGCTGCCCGAGCTGCGTCTCGCCATTCCGGTTGATGAATTATCTTGGCGTCCAGGGCCTTTCCACCGCGCGCTGACCGCGCTGCCGGTGGTCTTCCCTGCG encodes the following:
- a CDS encoding cytochrome P450, which gives rise to MTTSTEPSAVAGATRFPIYTEEFAADPQASYREMRRRYGSLVPVELAPEVPATLVIGYHDAVRILNDPDHFPADPRMWEQTIPADCPVKPMMQWYPNVLRNAGAAHWRYRQANVSAVDGVDLHGLHAIVEREAIPLINTFCASGEAELITQYAFPLVFAGLNDMLGCPPAIGQRVAQGMAALFDSVDEKAEQGMAMLSGALLELIELKRREPGDDMVTRLLQHDAGLDDTEMLANIISLYGAGLEPQQNLIINTLRLILTDDRFAGDVLGGSLSTRDALDEVLFNDPPMANFPTSYPRQPMLIGDTWLPAHQPVIISLAGCNNDPAISGGERIGNRSHLAWSLGPHGCPAKSVATLVAQEAIDQLLDALPELRLAIPVDELSWRPGPFHRALTALPVVFPACPPLNVK